In a genomic window of Chaetodon trifascialis isolate fChaTrf1 chromosome 8, fChaTrf1.hap1, whole genome shotgun sequence:
- the plekhn1 gene encoding probable pleckstrin homology domain-containing family N member 1 → MGSSMSCVPQHNFRFSSKSFIRRNSSRLFRKKNPQEGQEKSNSIINILCTVTPRKEMSHKDLQTIENIKWDPPYDPASGWKKSSINVKNYGRMIHSSKVRFRFLHCQDVHDCYLDLFQTHLHFVSNNTTGLTYQGTLPLKELTICNLQQNCNHSQPQEFAFQINGVSLNPIIVYCANQEEMDLWFGLLKENIEANGGTAIAPENYTRVKLNQDGTPNGREELRNSVNREPIYEWEGSQRDSLGTIVYVTKVRLQHLPCQEQSDRLLVMYPSTLIILSEENDGLFYKGKLPLNMITVTTPCQDVKPNTFMIEGKLINPIVVSCVDRTEFCEWIQHFKAADVPVLSPPPPVYDIIYTPTHKEAPQFDRWSGNSQGRAESLKFRQSPTGRGSHNLQLPIQEDNPLSPGYSEPLCYSSSRPSSTETARLGSRTNSVSSHTRPDRDLRPLSLRYSSPQRGSYLQPIESSVLSQIYSTPYSALHRASPQRLEKAPLIKSNSWSTPQTSLSYSLSTPQRHSDMCAPRQPLSPLYDEPCSPEIYSLDDARPVLHGWEEPIQHHHHQLQGPQFLSSSFQLRTPPMGRRCRRSLVLTNSQGQALGLEMETPQSQAEQRAEAVSRLKLLPAPSQRQEQILLPSSSARNTPQMPYGYSPDHHSYLEPTEPDDQEMDYDNIWEYDCDTGMIQPTSGISTHWTGLDFGARGLGAMATQQRWS, encoded by the exons ATGGGGAGCAGCATGTCATGTGTCCCCCAGCACAACTTCAGATTCTCCAGCAAAAGTTTCATACGCAGAAACAG CAGTCGCCTGTTTCGCAAGAAGAATCCCCAAGAGGGACAGGAGAAGTCCAACAGCATCATCAACATCCTGTGCACCGTCACCCCCAGGAAG GAAATGTCCCATAAAGATCTGCAGACGATAGAGAACATAAAGTGGGATCCTCCATACGACCCGGCCAGCGGCTGGAAGAAGAGCAGCATCAATGTGAAGAACTACGGACGGATGATTCACAGCTCCAAAGTTCGTTTCCGCTTCCTGCACTGCCAG GATGTACATGACTGCTACCTGGATCTCTTCCAGACACACCTTCATTTTGTCTCCAACAACACAACCGGACTGACATACCAG GGCACTCTTCCATTAAAAGAACTGACCATCTGCAACCTGCAACAGAACTGCAACCACAGCCAACCCCAGGAATTCGCCTTTCAAATCAATG GTGTCAGTCTTAACCCCATCATCGTCTACTGTGCCAACCAAGAAGAAATGGACCTATGGTTTGGTCTGCTCAAAGAAAATATTGAGGCCAACGGAGGAACTGCAATTGCACCCGAAAACTACACCAGAGTGAAA CTAAACCAAGATGGGACCCCTAAcggcagagaggagctgaggaacTCCGTCAACAGAGAGCCCATCTACGAGTGGGAGGGCTCCCAGCGGGACAGCCTGGGCACCATCGTCTATGTCACGAAAGTCCGACTGCAGCACCTGCCCTGTCAG GAACAGAGTGACAGACTTCTGGTAATGTACCCCTCGACGCTGATCATCCTATCAGAGGAGAATGATGGACTCTTCTATAAG GGGAAACTTCCACTCAACATGATCACTGTGACCACACCCTGCCAAGACGTCAAGCCCAACACCTTTATGATTGAAG GGAAGCTGATCAACCCCATCGTGGTGTCGTGTGTGGATAGGACTGAGTTCTGCGAGTGGATCCAGCATTTCAAAGCCGCTGATGTGCCCGTTCTCAGCCCTCCACCCCCCGTGTATGACATCATCTACACCCCGACGCACAAAGAG GCTCCACAGTTTGACAGGTGGAGTGGAAACAGCCAAGGACGAGCTGAGTCTCTTAAGTTCAGACAGTCGCCAACTGGACGTGGGTCCCACAACCTTCAGTTACCCATTCAAGAAGACAACCCTCTCTCTCCAGGATACTCTGAACCCCTCTGT TACAGCTCCAGTCGTCCCTCCTCGACCGAGACTGCCCGCCTGGGCAGCAGGACCAACAGTGTGTCATCCCACACCAGGCCTGACCGCGACCTTCGACCTTTGTCACTGCGCTACTCCTCCCCCCAGCGCGGCTCCTACCTCCAGCCCATTGAGAGCTCAGTGCTGTCTCAGATCTACAGCACACCCTACTCTGCCCTGCACCGTGCCAGCCCACAGCGGCTGGAGAAAGCTCCGCTCATCAAG TCTAACAGCTGGAGCACCCCTCAGACATCCTTGAGCTACTCCCTGAGCACCCCCCAGCGCCACTCAGACATGTGCGCCCCTCGACAACCGTTGTCGCCCCTGTACGATGAGCCCTGCAGCCCCGAAATCTACTCTCTGGATGATGCCAGACCAGTG CTTCATGGCTGGGAAGAGCCAATTCAGCACCATCACCACCAGCTGCAGGGCCCCCAGTTCCTATCCTCCTCTTTCCAGCTTCGCACCCCTCCCATGGGCAGGCGCTGCAGGAGAAGCCTGGTCCTGACCAACTCCCAGGGACAGGCTCTGGGCCTGGAGATGGAGACTCCTCAAAGccaagcagagcagagagctgaggcCGTGTCGAGGCTAAAGCTGCTGCCTGCACCCAGCCAGCGGCAAGAgcag ATTCTGCTCCCGTCGAGCTCTGCGAGGAACACCCCTCAGATGCCTTATGGCTACTCACCAG ATCACCACTCGTACCTTGAACCCACAGAGCCAGATGACCAGGAAATGGACTATGACAACATTTGGGAGTACGACTGTGATACTGGAATGATTCAGCCAACGTCTGGAATTTCGACACACTGGACAGGATTAGACTTTGGGGCCAGAGGCCTCGGAGCCATGGCAACCCAGCAGAGAtggtcataa